In Synechocystis sp. PCC 6714, the following are encoded in one genomic region:
- a CDS encoding photosystem I assembly protein Ycf4 has protein sequence MGGQTLAESSQILRQEVLGARRFSNVFWAGISSIGGVGFLLAGLSSYLGQNLLIVSDTSGIQFIPQGVALLFYGVAGSIVAGYLWLTMALNVGSGYNEFNKQSGKVTIFRWGFPGKNRRIELVNEIADVQAVKAEIKEGVNPKRSLYLKVKQRRDIPLTRAGQPISLSQLENQGAELARFLEVPLEGL, from the coding sequence ATGGGTGGACAGACGCTCGCAGAATCTTCCCAAATTTTGCGCCAAGAGGTATTGGGAGCCCGTCGCTTCAGCAACGTTTTCTGGGCTGGAATTTCCAGCATTGGTGGTGTGGGCTTTCTTCTGGCCGGTCTTTCGAGCTACCTTGGTCAGAATCTTTTGATTGTTAGTGACACCAGTGGGATACAGTTCATTCCCCAGGGAGTCGCTCTGCTCTTCTATGGCGTAGCGGGTAGCATCGTCGCAGGTTATCTCTGGTTGACCATGGCCCTGAACGTGGGCAGTGGCTACAATGAATTCAACAAACAGTCTGGTAAGGTAACGATTTTTCGTTGGGGCTTCCCCGGCAAAAATCGCCGCATCGAATTGGTCAATGAAATTGCCGATGTCCAGGCAGTCAAAGCGGAAATCAAAGAGGGAGTCAACCCTAAACGGTCCTTATATCTCAAAGTTAAACAGCGGCGGGACATTCCCCTCACCAGGGCCGGACAACCCATTTCCCTTTCCCAGTTGGAAAATCAGGGGGCCGAGCTAGCTCGCTTTCTGGAAGTTCCCCTGGAAGGTTTGTAG